The DNA region ACTGGTTGAGGGGTCacgttctttttctttatatctttattagAATATTGCATTTCTTGCTTTAACAGAGTCTGCTTCTGAAAGTCCTCTGAAACTTCACATGTTTCTCCAGCCACCTTGTTGACTGGACCCTGGGTTAAACTGGGCTTAGAGCTTTGTGTATCTGTTGATGTTTTAgtgtttttggtatttttagGACTCTTGTCAGGTAAAGCCTCAATCTTCTGGTGGTCATTCCTCACTTCACAAGTTTCAGTCTGTTGCTTTCCAATTGTTTTATCAATAGATTGGGTAAAGACAGCATCCTTCTTCTGTTCTCTCACTGTCTCTGATTCCTTGGTTTTTAGATGTTCCCTAACTGACACAGTTGAAGTCAGTTGTCCACTCACATGTTCATCTCTAAGATGTTGCTCTGTTGTGTTATCAGTCCAGATACCCATTCTGTCTCCTGATTCCAACACATTTTTAATAGCTTTGTGCTGTGAATTAGATAGCCTTCTAAGGTTTTTCTCAAGAGCATCATTGTTTTGTTCACGATCTATGACAATCTTTACGGTGCCCTTGGGGGCTTTTGGAAGATGAACCtcagttctttcttctcttaaatCCCCATGACAAGATTTGCCTCTAGTTTGATTAAGAATGTCTGTTCCCCCCTGCCACCTGGCTGCTGGCTCAAATGGTCCTGGTCGTGGCTGAAGAACGCTTTTTTTGTCCCTCTGGACAGCCACCTGATGATTCTCGGTTTTCTGCTCTTCCTCAGATCCTACCATCACAGATTGCACATCTTCTTTGATTACACTTTTTTTATTTACCTCTTTGAAAGCTCTTTGTGCTTCTTTTAGGTTCCTTAATGATACTTCAAGGTCATCTCGGATAAGCTCCTTTTTCAGGATTTCCATCCTTGTGTTTGCAGTCTTTTCAAGGCATTCAGTAGCTTTCTCTATATCCCCAGGGATGACATCAGGCTGTTTAGATTCTTTCCATTTTTGGCTTGATTCCTTCAGTGACTTGAGTGTGGCCAGCATGTCaccttttataatttcttctgttttagcCACTGTTTTCTGACTTATGGCCTGGCTCAGGGAATTTAGAGTTGACTTCAAATCaccttttatgatttcttctttgggtAACTTACAAGATGTACTCTGAGGCTCTGTCAGAAAAACCTTAACTGTATTATGCACATCTCCTGGGATGATGCCAGTTTCATTAACAGTACGTTCAACCTCAGATTGCCTTTTCTTTAATAACAGTTTTGTACCTTCTACATCGCCACCAATTacatcttcctctttttcttgtttcctagcTGTTAGTGTTTCATCTGACCATGTCTGGAGCTGTCTGAGATAATCCAAAGCTCCAGTTTCTATGCATGTTGTAAAAAACTGAACATTTCCCCTCTCAGAGGCATTGATTTTAGccctttcagatattttattgtttgataTGGAAGATAGCAAATTATGAATGGTACGTTTTACATCACCCCCTATTACTTCTTCACGCTTAATTGTGTCACCAGCATTTTCATGAAGAAGACAATAGATAGTCATGTGAACATCTCCTCTTTCATCTTCCTGAATCAAAATGCCTTTCTTTACAGATCCTTCCTCGGAGAACAGGTTTTTTATTGCTTGTTGGACATCACCACTCactatctcttctttttcagcaTGAAATTCTGTTGATCTGTTTAATAATTGAGTTTTGGTCAAATTAAcgtttcccttctcttcttcacTAACCAAAATCTCTCTTTTCTTACAGTCTCTTTTGGAAAGTAGCTTCACCATTATACTTCTGAGGTCAACTCTGACGatttcttctttctgtatctCAGGAGAAGCTTGATTCAGGAGCTTGTATTTTGCCATTCGAATATCCCCAACTTCGTCAGCTTCGATGATGATTCCAGGAGACTCAATAACTTTTTGAGAGTAGAGTTCTTCTAAGGTTTCTTTAATGCTCTTGCCAATAACTTCCACCTTTTCTACCCTATTTTCAGTAAATTCATGAAGGGGTGTAGTTTCAAAGAGCCATGTAGTTGTCTTGACATCAGAAGGAGGGATTTCTTCCTTGGTGATTTTTGTGATGCTTTCATCTGCATCCTTAATAGAATCTAAAGTTTGGTTTTCAAAAAGCCATACTGCCTGCTTCACATCACCTTTCTGCATATCTTCCTGGGTGACTGTTTTGATATTTTCATATCCTGACCCTTCTCCTCTCAGCTCATCTAGAGTGTGGGTCTCAAATAGCCAAGTAGATGTTTTAACATTGCCCTTTTGTATTTCATTGACACTTACTGTTCTTATATAAGTCTTCTTATCCAAATTTTCAGACTCAAAGAATTGTTTACTTGTCTTTACATCCCCACCTTGAATATAGTCTGCAGTGGGCACAATACCATGTGGCTCTTTTGCAATCTGATCCAGTGGCTGGGTTTCAAATCTGTATCTGACAGAACTAACATCTCCCTTCTGAATGTCTTCTTGTGTGACAGATTTAATAACATACACAGTCTCTGATTCATTAATGGAGTCTAATGGTTTCGTTTCAAAAAGCCACCTTGTCCCTCGTACATCTCCATGAATTACCTCTTCCTTTTTAACTGTTGTCACTTCATGATAACACCCTTCTCCATCTTGAATTGCATAGAGTGGCTGGGTTTCAAAGAGCATTCTGTAGCTTTTTACGTCACCCTTTATTGCTTCTTCAGTAATTGTTTTCTTGGTGCTAATATAGTCAGATTCTTCTTTAATCTCGTCTAAAGAAAAGGTCTCAAAAATAAAGCACCCCTTTCTTACATCTCCACCTTGTATGTCTGTCACTGTCTTAACTAATTTATCACCTTCTTGGCTTTCTTTTATCATATCAATTGGTTGGTTTTCAAAAAGCCACCTGCAGTTTAAAACATTGCCTTTCTGAATATCTTCAGTCTTTAGGGTTTTGATCTTTTTCAAAACTTCCTCTGAACTGGAACTTATAGAATCTAAGGACTGACTTTCAAATTTATGCCGCAGGCTGGAGACATCCCCAGCTTGGATATCCATTTCCACGGCcttgatttcctttccttcttctccttttatGCTGTCCAAATTTTCTGTCTCAAAAAGAAAGCATGCTGTACGAACATCCCCACCACGGATTTCCTCCTGTTTTACAGTTTGCAATTTGACTGTTGCTTCGGAGTCATCTTTTATGGAATCAAGTGACTGAGTTTCAAAGAGCCAAGTACAGGCTTTGACATCTCCCTTATGAATTTCTTCACTGCCAGTCATTAATGAAACTTTTTCATAAAGAGACTCCATTGGCTGCGTTTCAAAAAGCCATCTACAGGTTTTGACATCCCCTTTAATAATATCTGTAGCTTGTTCAGTTTTACTTTCTACTTCTTCcatattactaaaatatttaatcGCATCAAGAGGTTGGGTTTCAAACAGCCATTTAGCAGATTTCACGTTCCCAGTCTGTATTTCTTGAGCAGATATTCCTCTAATTATCTGAAATTTATGAATGCTTTCATCAAACTGGTCAATGGGCCTTGTTTCAAAAAGCCACCTACAGCTTCTTACATCCCCTCTTAGGATTTCTTCTTGCTGGACTGTCTTTACTTGATGATATTTTCCAAGGTGATCTTGAATGGCATACAATGGTGTTGTTTCAAAGAGTGATTTATTTAACTCCACAGCACCTCTTGTGACTCCTTCCACCTCTATTTTATCCGATGCATCAAATTTAATTAAGTTGTTTGATTCAAAGATACGTGTGTAATTCCTTACATCTCCTCTGTCAACCTCTTCAAGTTTCACTGTTCGTACGTACTCTTTTTTATCTTCTCTAATCTCTTCCAGAGGTTGGGTTTCAAAAATCCATTTCTGGTGCCTAACAtcccccttttcttcttcagaagtagtaattttttgaagttttccAACATCAGGGCTATCTTTTAACGCCTTTATTGGAAGTGTTTCAAATAAATGCTTAGTAGTTTGTACATCACCCCCTATTATCTCTTCAGACCTTAGAGGGTCTGCATCAGGAACTTCTTTTAGAATATCTAATGGCTGTGTTTCAAACATCCAACACTTTCTAGAGACATCTGTACCTATTACTGTTTCCTTTTCAATGATGACCTCTTCTGACTCTTCTTTGATTTTCTCCAAAGGTTGGGTTTCAAATAACCACTTTGCCCTACTCACCCCACCTTTGACATTTTCTTCCATGGATATTCCTCTGATGACTTTAATTTCTGTTATATCCTTGTTAATTGTGTCTAAGGGCTGTGTTTCAAACATCCAACGTGCTCTTCTCACATCCCCCTTTTCAACATCTTCTCTGTGAACGGTTTTAATTTCTAGCATTTGACCTGAACCATCTCTAATAACATATAATGGTTGAGTTTCAAAACACTTTATACTTCTCTTAACATTTCCCTTAATTTCTTTGAGCTCAGACCTGAGTTGCAGTAGGTGCACCTCATCTACTGAGTGAAGGTGTCTAAGTTGATCCAGATGTTGAGTTTCAAACATGTATCTCACAGTCTTGACATCCCCCCCGGTTATGTCCTTTATGGCAGTTACTACTGATTCTTCTTGACTTTGATGCATTTTATGCATTGAGTCTAATGGCTTTGTTTCAAACATCCACCGCGCTGTGCAGACATCTCCTCTGGCTAGCTCAGGAATTTTCTCAGCATTTTCTTCAGTGACAGAAGAATGATCCCCCAGAGTATCGATGGGTTGGGTTTCAAACATCCATGTTGTGTATCTCACATCACCACCAGCAATGATTTCTCGATCAGTGATGCCCTTGGAGATGTTATCTTCATCTGGAGAGCCATTGTTAATGGAATCTAATGGCTGATTCTCAAAGATCCATCTCATGGACTGCACTTCCCCCTTCAGAATTTCATCCCACTCCAAGTGTTCTCTTTCCGAGTTCAGACATTTTTGAGAACTGTCATTCGTATTTTCAAAAACGTACCGGGCTTGCTGCACATCTGCTGAAACTGAGATCCCCAGGTTCACTTGACGAGAAACAATCTCAGAAACCTCACTGATATAatctttttctaagttttttctTAACTCAGGATGGATGTGTTTATATAAACGGTTTAATTCATACAAATTTCTTTGCTTGGAATATAATTCTTTGGGGACTGGTGGTATTCTAGGAGGGCTGGGGAGTTCAGGGGACTGGGAAAATGCTGTCACATCTATTGGAGTTTGAAGTATgtcaggtgggggaggaggaaattCTTCTGCCTTTTCCGAAGAAGTGGCATTAACTTGTGCCAGAGTCGAGGAAGTGGCACTGTGGTCACTGTATCTTGTGGTTGATGTTTCCTTCCTCTGGCTGGTTGAAGTGGAAGAAGTGGAAGAGGTACCCACAATTGATGATGGCTTTAAAGTCTCTTCATATTCATTTTCAATCTTTAAGGGAGAGAAAATCAAATCTTATAAAGATGAGTGTAGTGGTAGAGACTTTTTAGGCACTGCCATTCACCTGTCCACCTGCTATGACATCTGCACTGGGAACAACAGGTGGTATACTCCATTTAGAGACCTACTTAGGAGCAACAGTCAGTATTTGTTACTATCTGCCCTATAATCTATTTGCACTTTTTAGAGTTATATTCCCTATTCAATACATCAACGACTCAGTATTTTAACATTTACACGTAATCttgattatttttcctcctttacgTAATGTGCTATGCAGAGTAATCTAGAGGGAAACAATAAAAGTCTTAAAGGACTTTTgagggttgttttgttttccttggaaTTTTAAACAGAACAGAGTAAGTAGCTGACATTTTTAAATTGGCTTTATTACTTTAATGTTAGTTATTAAACTTTAGTGCATACATacttttttcttccctaatttcCTCTAGtgagaaaagttttctttctacTGCTTTTCTCATATAGAATAATATTCTTCTTACGGAACAGAATAAGCACCGGCTctgaatattttttgttgttgttgaaaaacCACCTCAAAAATTCAATAATTTGAAAATGTTATGTATTTACATCTGGTTTTACACTTAATATGTCTCTGTGCAGAGAAATTATCTTACCTTAATCTGCTTGGTTGGAGTCGTCTCTTTGTCAGAATAAAGGACTTTTTCCTGGGCAGACTTTTcaaattgttcttttaaaaacttagttGAAACCTTTGGAATCTCTTCATCCTCAGGTGTATCTATGActacaaacagaaaacaacaccAGGGATATTATGTAACTAATAAACATGATGTTTGAGAAGACATTATAATGCTATGGAAAACTTCTCATAATGTAAGTTAAGTAAAAATATTCAggatataaatgtatacatatggcaGTATTTCATTATGTAAGTTAGTATATGTCAAGAAATATAGGAGGAAAAATGGTGGTGATTATCTCTGGATGGAAAGTCATAAGTAATGAAAGTGctgtttattttaattgtatgtagtttccaaattttctacaagcATGTTTTGCTGTTAtgctcaaaaataataataaaagttataaaacaagaaaagaacagtagaagaacagaaaaggaagatCTACTTCTTtaagcaaaactaaaataaaaccaaactcagATATAGTCAAATAGCATTTGGGTCACAGTTGGCTTAAATCTACCCTTTTAGCACTTTGGGACAGCAAAACTTCTCATTCCACTTTTATAGGCAAGACACCCTGTACCCATCTTATGCAAACTTGCGCAGGTTTGTCTGTAGTCTAATCTCATATCTGTGGGTTGGAGAATTAGACTTAAACGTGCTTAAATTTGTTATTAAAAGTAATACAATCTAGATAACTTTTCTGTTCCCAGGGAGCTTGATAACATCAAGTTTCATTCTGGATCCCTGAGCAAAATGCAATTCAGAGGTGGCTGGCTTATCACCTTCTAGGCGTTTTGGATGAATACATCATAGGGTTGAAGGGCAATGAACTATTTTAGAAGCTTATTGCATCTCGTACCACAGGCAGAACCTAATTATATATAGAAATACTATTCTGTCCCCTTTGGGATCATAAGTCATAGTTACTAACTTTATTTAGTGGGAAGGTTTGTGCTTTGGAAGTGCTCCATTCAAACACAGAAACATCAATAGGAAAAAGATATATTGGGGTGAAATAATACCAGATTCTTACCTGTTTCTTGAACATATTGATGGAGTGGAGAAGCTTGATTTATTTCCACAGTGTGTTTTTCAAGATGAGAGACCTGtgtttaaagataattttaaataaataattgtttttaagaaGTCAATTATTTCAGTATTGCACACATATTCTTCATTGCACCATGATTTTCTTCCAAGACTTCAGTGCACATTGATTACACTTTggtcatttattttaatgcatgGGTTCATGCTATAACAGAACAAATATGAGTTGACACCTAAAGTGCACTTATATTTTTAGggtgctcattttatttttca from Lagenorhynchus albirostris chromosome 6, mLagAlb1.1, whole genome shotgun sequence includes:
- the XIRP2 gene encoding xin actin-binding repeat-containing protein 2 isoform X1, with the protein product MARYQAAVSKGDCRSFSTNMLEESEMCTVPGGLARVKKQFEKDRIASSCNTFTQYQYQHQDRSEQEVIRSSQVDIAGHSQEMERNEQETSKAHKIDVLGTEMVSHLEKHTVEINQASPLHQYVQETVIDTPEDEEIPKVSTKFLKEQFEKSAQEKVLYSDKETTPTKQIKIENEYEETLKPSSIVGTSSTSSTSTSQRKETSTTRYSDHSATSSTLAQVNATSSEKAEEFPPPPPDILQTPIDVTAFSQSPELPSPPRIPPVPKELYSKQRNLYELNRLYKHIHPELRKNLEKDYISEVSEIVSRQVNLGISVSADVQQARYVFENTNDSSQKCLNSEREHLEWDEILKGEVQSMRWIFENQPLDSINNGSPDEDNISKGITDREIIAGGDVRYTTWMFETQPIDTLGDHSSVTEENAEKIPELARGDVCTARWMFETKPLDSMHKMHQSQEESVVTAIKDITGGDVKTVRYMFETQHLDQLRHLHSVDEVHLLQLRSELKEIKGNVKRSIKCFETQPLYVIRDGSGQMLEIKTVHREDVEKGDVRRARWMFETQPLDTINKDITEIKVIRGISMEENVKGGVSRAKWLFETQPLEKIKEESEEVIIEKETVIGTDVSRKCWMFETQPLDILKEVPDADPLRSEEIIGGDVQTTKHLFETLPIKALKDSPDVGKLQKITTSEEEKGDVRHQKWIFETQPLEEIREDKKEYVRTVKLEEVDRGDVRNYTRIFESNNLIKFDASDKIEVEGVTRGAVELNKSLFETTPLYAIQDHLGKYHQVKTVQQEEILRGDVRSCRWLFETRPIDQFDESIHKFQIIRGISAQEIQTGNVKSAKWLFETQPLDAIKYFSNMEEVESKTEQATDIIKGDVKTCRWLFETQPMESLYEKVSLMTGSEEIHKGDVKACTWLFETQSLDSIKDDSEATVKLQTVKQEEIRGGDVRTACFLFETENLDSIKGEEGKEIKAVEMDIQAGDVSSLRHKFESQSLDSISSSSEEVLKKIKTLKTEDIQKGNVLNCRWLFENQPIDMIKESQEGDKLVKTVTDIQGGDVRKGCFIFETFSLDEIKEESDYISTKKTITEEAIKGDVKSYRMLFETQPLYAIQDGEGCYHEVTTVKKEEVIHGDVRGTRWLFETKPLDSINESETVYVIKSVTQEDIQKGDVSSVRYRFETQPLDQIAKEPHGIVPTADYIQGGDVKTSKQFFESENLDKKTYIRTVSVNEIQKGNVKTSTWLFETHTLDELRGEGSGYENIKTVTQEDMQKGDVKQAVWLFENQTLDSIKDADESITKITKEEIPPSDVKTTTWLFETTPLHEFTENRVEKVEVIGKSIKETLEELYSQKVIESPGIIIEADEVGDIRMAKYKLLNQASPEIQKEEIVRVDLRSIMVKLLSKRDCKKREILVSEEEKGNVNLTKTQLLNRSTEFHAEKEEIVSGDVQQAIKNLFSEEGSVKKGILIQEDERGDVHMTIYCLLHENAGDTIKREEVIGGDVKRTIHNLLSSISNNKISERAKINASERGNVQFFTTCIETGALDYLRQLQTWSDETLTARKQEKEEDVIGGDVEGTKLLLKKRQSEVERTVNETGIIPGDVHNTVKVFLTEPQSTSCKLPKEEIIKGDLKSTLNSLSQAISQKTVAKTEEIIKGDMLATLKSLKESSQKWKESKQPDVIPGDIEKATECLEKTANTRMEILKKELIRDDLEVSLRNLKEAQRAFKEVNKKSVIKEDVQSVMVGSEEEQKTENHQVAVQRDKKSVLQPRPGPFEPAARWQGGTDILNQTRGKSCHGDLREERTEVHLPKAPKGTVKIVIDREQNNDALEKNLRRLSNSQHKAIKNVLESGDRMGIWTDNTTEQHLRDEHVSGQLTSTVSVREHLKTKESETVREQKKDAVFTQSIDKTIGKQQTETCEVRNDHQKIEALPDKSPKNTKNTKTSTDTQSSKPSLTQGPVNKVAGETCEVSEDFQKQTLLKQEMQYSNKDIKKKNVTPQPVWQTLPVDQDMSNVTEVKVAPKSHNKFKATDKKQTDIHLKSQDFLTKTNTSKDLKMAMEMSFNPINCNSENNAKESEFPLPPPSPPPPLPSNSSAEIEFPLPPPPPFMMLPEKNVFLPSLSTEKIKAEFENFPGLPLPPPPEDEKFERECLAMFPPPPPPPAPSLKPAHLLSSSVQEKHSGAFIQYSQEEASSSQAKIITGKSGGRLPPPTLPKPKFPKQIADKKNHSSPKIELENSPPDMECKITPSKDQKRLIMASSSEHIETKQNVSRKSLDKRKQLSVDSTSSLSQTVPETSPPKEKLIAPLVKSHSFPAGSGQQSPKPYMRKFKTPLMIAEEKYRQQREELEKQKKQESSCYNLVKTESQNQNVSELKKEVLLQKTKEEVPLAGMDSGVTVAQTNPVSRSLSQVLGVCTDNQLSTTPAVTFTAKRLQRVPTASEDKDTMKKEVLQSSRDMIQSKSAREIKQSHQECRTQQTQQKKYLEQLHLPQSKPVSPSFKVKTIKLPTLDRKLNETNHSSESHEKQAEVDVQTVTKQQYQETEKTEARTECSNKQLVAEKYYQLPTKEKTVTVKLPTESTEKSHESKLNIFHEKQKEFRESESGKLPGSKETIPGPPMIGPKKEKLVVERKQEHLNKSAQKVVKQKVTDAHLDSQTQNFHQTYIQTSESQGEHKKFPPPCNNLQEEKCLGVKGIQQKQVFSDTKDSKQEMTQDKSLFSSVRESQRDDGKCAVNILEFLRKREELQQILSRVKEFEAEPDKNGIKTFQMLLNIIPVWLLSEEKREYGLRIAMENNIEKIKEEIMHIKTQAEDRLVSCENIIQTAMISSKAGKQRNKATSVNETLSKVSNADVSYHKNTEQKENTIVEKTEHHQVATHQEATAQHHVKTHQEIKLVDAKTSPPSLKTRPPSPTFITIESTARQTETSAKDKLSQSPEKDSFAEPSPRLVSQPPRILRANTSPSPPKSHSEQLVKLKDTTAKLSRGTIPGSSITPVPIVEKRTEIITSPATLRRQIKIEARGRDSPPTITIPISPPTITIPISVNHADSGSFRESMEAQEEERKVGKRTTYVHKDGVNSTKRRVPDTVSFDAVEIIRQVEKPHLSEHVQRYEAANRTAQVAENVMNDHENEINRWFRGFEDGLGFDAKSNRRVYANGEANHNIKQESRTFCKEEFGLSSLESASFTGFSHNHPRELQETMPVKPPSICSETRSPSELFSGVDAFESQAVGSRMMVSSSQGSEAGRSAFDFKHAPPTYEDVIAGHILDVSDSPTELRRNFQQTWQESERVFKNLGYATSDASATEMETTFQEESAFMSETATPRQGNMYTLSEDGLSNGAPSSRQAEFS